In the Palaeococcus pacificus DY20341 genome, one interval contains:
- a CDS encoding ABC transporter substrate-binding protein → MKKMLSLFVILALLISSLAVPAKAADGITLVVLTRHDTTIQELAKQAFLKSDIAKQYNIVDIKFRKAPESQWKIFIERGQADIGWGGGPTLFDNLYKQGYLVPIDDPKVLGLLGTDIQESIAGMPLVRKSDDGKVYWIAAALSSFGFTINKDVLKRWNLPEPQRWEEIGSEVFAMDPPQVGIADPTRSTSNTRIYQIVVQAFGWEEGWKVLTLMAANAKVYDASDAVREAVISGDIAVGTTIDFYGYTAMKLNPSCVYIIPKGESVLNGDPIALLTSVQHKEAAQAFIYWVLTEGQMIWLDDKINRMPVNPAIFNTPEGQKRPDLKAAYELTLETQGIQFDDAKALSTEKALQNYFKATLVDANQELHRAWVSLVQAKKEGKITEDTYEKLKEELLAPISFKDPDTGEVVTFTEEYASKINDRFLTDASFKDQITNEWRDAARAKYQKVLNDLNKAISQGGTLEPTTQPTTDSQTSPTSTTSETPEEGGVCGPAAILGFALLPLLALRRKRE, encoded by the coding sequence GTGAAAAAAATGCTTTCGCTTTTCGTTATACTTGCCCTTTTAATAAGTTCCTTAGCAGTCCCTGCAAAGGCTGCCGATGGAATTACCTTAGTTGTATTAACGAGGCATGACACTACAATACAGGAGCTTGCAAAGCAAGCCTTTTTGAAGAGCGACATTGCAAAACAATACAATATTGTTGACATAAAGTTTAGAAAGGCTCCAGAATCCCAGTGGAAGATATTCATAGAGAGAGGACAGGCAGATATAGGTTGGGGAGGAGGCCCAACACTTTTTGACAATCTCTACAAGCAAGGTTATCTAGTTCCCATCGACGATCCAAAAGTCTTAGGGCTGCTCGGCACGGATATTCAAGAAAGCATTGCAGGAATGCCCCTTGTTAGAAAAAGTGATGATGGAAAAGTGTATTGGATTGCAGCAGCTTTGTCCTCATTTGGTTTCACAATTAACAAGGATGTTCTAAAGAGGTGGAATCTTCCAGAGCCACAGAGGTGGGAAGAAATTGGAAGTGAAGTCTTTGCAATGGATCCTCCCCAAGTGGGAATAGCTGATCCAACGAGGAGTACTTCAAACACAAGAATTTACCAAATTGTTGTCCAAGCTTTTGGATGGGAAGAGGGATGGAAAGTTCTAACTTTAATGGCAGCTAATGCTAAGGTCTACGATGCGAGCGATGCCGTTAGAGAGGCTGTTATCTCAGGGGATATAGCTGTTGGAACGACAATCGACTTCTACGGTTATACCGCAATGAAGCTCAACCCATCTTGTGTTTACATAATTCCAAAGGGAGAGAGCGTTCTTAACGGTGATCCAATAGCATTGTTAACAAGCGTTCAGCACAAAGAAGCTGCTCAAGCGTTTATCTATTGGGTTCTAACAGAGGGACAAATGATTTGGCTAGATGACAAAATCAATAGAATGCCAGTTAACCCGGCAATATTTAACACTCCAGAGGGCCAGAAGAGACCTGATCTAAAAGCTGCCTATGAACTAACTCTCGAGACGCAAGGTATCCAATTTGACGATGCAAAGGCACTCAGCACAGAAAAGGCTCTACAAAACTACTTCAAGGCAACACTAGTGGATGCCAATCAAGAACTTCACAGAGCTTGGGTTTCTCTAGTTCAAGCTAAGAAGGAAGGCAAAATAACGGAAGATACCTACGAAAAACTAAAGGAGGAATTGTTAGCTCCTATAAGCTTTAAAGATCCAGACACAGGAGAGGTAGTCACATTTACTGAAGAGTATGCAAGTAAAATTAACGATAGATTCCTTACGGATGCCTCATTTAAGGATCAAATAACAAACGAATGGAGAGACGCTGCAAGAGCAAAGTATCAGAAGGTCCTAAACGACCTTAACAAAGCCATAAGCCAAGGTGGAACCTTAGAACCTACTACTCAACCAACAACTGACTCTCAAACATCACCAACTTCAACTACATCAGAAACTCCAGAGGAAGGTGGTGTCTGTGGACCAGCTGCAATTTTAGGATTTGCTTTATTGCCACTCTTAGCTCTAAGAAGAAAGAGAGAGTGA
- a CDS encoding glucodextranase DOMON-like domain-containing protein, giving the protein MKKLGILLSALMLLGVFGVVFASAATVAVDLAHGENDKYLVGDVIDRDTNETLAQGIIPTITTVDWAYIGDPAQADVLGIKNLGDKITYDSLKDVKVLIIGQPSSPFDPEEMEAIAQWFSEGGKVLWVAGDSDYGSGVQVQEYVDTLLDQLGVKLRLDLASVEDPQSNAGAGYRVIGLVNPDENTPGRSMLVQGFQHDGKVLYHGPGVVAWVDENGDWHPLVDGEVPEGVYRIVKTSEAGTIVENNDPAANIYLAGDEGVFTLLAAEMVPGESGTNVLIVSGESPYGDYEPTWSPKYHGVELDGPQFVQNIITWAIMQTMPKMKIAIDLAHGENDKYLTGDILDWDTNETIAQGILDTVTYFEWSYFGDPAQADVLGIENLGEKITLEGLKDVDILIIGQPSSPFDPEEIEAIAQWFSEGGRALWVAGDSDYGSGVQVQEYVDTLLDQLGVKLRLDLASVEDPQSNAGAGYRVIGLVNPDENTPGRSMLVQGFQHDGKVLYHGPGVVAWVDENGDWHPLIDGEVPEGVYRIVKTSEAGTIVENNDPAANIYLAGDEGVFTLLAAEFTGNGLLIVSGESPYGDYEPTWSPKYHGVELDGPQFVQNMLNWIASQIAGMAPAEVLSDVAEIADPEGDDYGPGTYVYPTNGVFAGEGLFDIVDFKIKEGTDKYVLEFYFKNLGGNPWNGPNGFSLQIVEAYFDFKDGGSTDAIKLAENGPGSNVALDPEHPWDVAIRAFGWGGNIVLPDGTVKDLTVSADLNKNVIRVEVPKDYLQINKDYGLYGAVIAGSQDGFGVDTWRTVAVDAEEWKGGGADANAVIAGVAPRVYDILVPQGFTPTQEEMLKSFDADNGKLAVINLIPIVESAKPTPTETPTISTTTTTTTTTTTVTVTETTTATTTTTAAGEGVCGPAAIVALALVPLLMRRKRE; this is encoded by the coding sequence ATGAAGAAGCTTGGTATACTACTGTCTGCTTTGATGCTTTTAGGGGTGTTTGGTGTTGTTTTTGCCAGTGCCGCTACAGTAGCTGTGGATCTGGCACACGGTGAAAATGATAAATATCTAGTTGGGGATGTTATTGACAGGGATACAAACGAAACACTTGCCCAAGGAATTATTCCAACTATAACTACAGTGGATTGGGCGTACATTGGAGACCCAGCACAAGCTGATGTTCTTGGAATCAAGAATTTGGGCGACAAAATTACGTATGACAGCTTAAAGGACGTTAAAGTCTTGATTATTGGTCAGCCTTCAAGCCCGTTTGACCCTGAGGAAATGGAGGCCATTGCTCAGTGGTTCAGCGAGGGCGGAAAGGTTCTCTGGGTTGCTGGTGACAGTGATTATGGAAGCGGAGTACAAGTTCAGGAGTATGTTGATACTCTTCTCGACCAGCTGGGTGTTAAGCTCAGGCTTGACTTGGCCTCAGTTGAAGACCCACAGAGCAATGCCGGTGCGGGTTACAGGGTTATCGGTCTTGTGAACCCTGATGAGAACACTCCTGGCAGGAGCATGCTTGTTCAGGGCTTCCAGCATGACGGAAAGGTTCTCTATCACGGCCCTGGTGTTGTTGCTTGGGTTGATGAGAACGGTGACTGGCATCCATTAGTTGACGGTGAGGTTCCTGAGGGTGTTTACAGGATTGTTAAGACTTCAGAGGCTGGAACTATTGTTGAGAACAACGATCCTGCAGCTAACATTTACCTGGCAGGTGACGAAGGAGTATTCACACTCCTAGCTGCCGAAATGGTTCCAGGTGAGAGTGGAACTAACGTCCTTATCGTTAGCGGTGAGTCTCCTTATGGTGACTACGAACCAACCTGGTCACCAAAATACCACGGAGTCGAGCTTGACGGCCCACAATTTGTCCAAAACATAATAACCTGGGCTATTATGCAAACAATGCCAAAGATGAAAATTGCCATCGATCTAGCACACGGTGAAAACGATAAGTATTTGACCGGAGACATTCTCGACTGGGATACTAACGAGACTATTGCCCAAGGTATTTTGGACACTGTAACATACTTTGAATGGAGCTACTTTGGAGACCCAGCACAAGCTGATGTTCTTGGAATAGAAAACCTCGGTGAAAAGATAACTCTCGAAGGATTGAAAGACGTTGATATTCTCATAATTGGTCAACCCTCAAGTCCATTTGACCCAGAGGAGATTGAGGCCATTGCTCAGTGGTTCAGCGAGGGCGGAAGGGCTCTCTGGGTTGCTGGTGACAGTGATTATGGAAGCGGAGTACAAGTTCAGGAGTATGTTGATACACTTCTGGATCAATTGGGTGTTAAGCTCAGGCTTGACCTGGCTTCAGTTGAGGATCCACAGAGCAATGCCGGTGCGGGTTACAGGGTTATCGGTCTTGTGAACCCTGACGAGAATACTCCTGGCAGGAGCATGCTTGTTCAGGGCTTCCAGCATGACGGAAAGGTTCTCTATCACGGCCCTGGTGTTGTTGCTTGGGTTGATGAGAACGGTGACTGGCATCCATTAATTGACGGTGAGGTTCCTGAGGGTGTTTACAGGATTGTTAAGACTTCAGAGGCTGGAACTATTGTTGAGAACAACGATCCTGCAGCTAACATTTACCTGGCAGGTGACGAAGGAGTATTCACACTCCTGGCGGCTGAGTTCACCGGTAACGGGCTCCTCATTGTCAGCGGTGAGTCTCCTTACGGTGACTACGAGCCGACCTGGTCACCGAAGTACCACGGTGTTGAACTCGACGGCCCACAATTTGTCCAGAACATGCTGAACTGGATTGCCAGCCAAATCGCCGGAATGGCTCCAGCTGAAGTTTTAAGTGATGTTGCTGAAATCGCTGACCCAGAGGGCGACGACTACGGACCAGGAACATATGTCTACCCAACAAACGGAGTCTTCGCTGGAGAGGGCCTCTTTGACATAGTTGACTTCAAGATTAAGGAAGGAACTGATAAATATGTATTAGAGTTCTACTTCAAGAACTTAGGAGGCAATCCATGGAACGGTCCAAACGGCTTCAGCCTCCAGATAGTCGAGGCCTACTTTGACTTCAAGGACGGAGGAAGCACAGACGCAATCAAACTTGCGGAGAACGGTCCAGGCTCAAATGTCGCTTTAGACCCAGAGCACCCATGGGATGTTGCAATCAGAGCCTTTGGATGGGGAGGAAACATAGTGCTTCCAGATGGAACAGTTAAGGACTTAACAGTTAGCGCTGACTTAAACAAGAACGTCATAAGGGTTGAGGTTCCAAAGGACTACCTCCAGATTAACAAGGACTACGGCCTCTATGGAGCAGTCATTGCCGGTTCACAGGATGGATTTGGAGTGGACACCTGGAGAACAGTTGCTGTTGATGCTGAGGAATGGAAGGGTGGAGGAGCTGACGCAAATGCAGTCATAGCTGGTGTGGCTCCAAGGGTCTACGACATCCTAGTCCCACAAGGATTCACTCCAACTCAAGAAGAAATGCTCAAGAGCTTTGATGCAGACAACGGAAAGCTAGCCGTCATTAATCTCATCCCGATAGTCGAGAGCGCAAAGCCAACACCTACTGAAACACCCACTATTTCAACCACAACTACAACGACCACTACAACAACTACCGTAACTGTGACTGAAACGACAACGGCAACCACGACTACTACAGCCGCTGGCGAGGGAGTTTGCGGTCCAGCTGCGATAGTAGCTTTGGCATTAGTACCATTGCTCATGAGAAGAAAGAGAGAATGA
- a CDS encoding DUF447 domain-containing protein, producing MLEMFEEGKVYEVLLLTKSNLTPVGVVRRGDKLYFKLFGGKSAREIKEHPYAVIQITQDVELLVKSALNFPVEVEFEMAKKIPLKRVKGLPAIEGRVEWSEEEWSDELGCVRVLKCSLTPIYQELFPLPIRPLSRADYALLEMAVYLTRLFVATRKNKVELARNIYGEIWKRYQQYRRFGGKNELAEKIIGLSFISMRWNT from the coding sequence ATGCTCGAGATGTTTGAAGAAGGGAAAGTTTACGAGGTTTTGCTTCTCACCAAATCCAATCTAACTCCTGTTGGAGTCGTTAGAAGGGGTGATAAGCTTTATTTTAAGCTCTTTGGCGGGAAAAGTGCCCGAGAAATAAAAGAGCATCCCTATGCGGTGATTCAAATTACTCAAGATGTTGAGCTTTTAGTTAAGAGTGCTCTAAACTTCCCTGTTGAAGTGGAGTTTGAGATGGCTAAAAAAATTCCGCTGAAGAGAGTTAAAGGACTTCCCGCGATAGAGGGTAGAGTTGAATGGAGTGAGGAGGAGTGGAGCGACGAGCTTGGATGTGTCAGGGTTTTAAAGTGCTCACTAACCCCCATTTATCAAGAGCTTTTTCCTCTCCCAATAAGGCCATTAAGTAGGGCAGATTATGCACTTCTTGAGATGGCGGTTTATCTAACGAGGCTTTTTGTTGCAACAAGAAAGAACAAAGTTGAGCTTGCAAGGAATATCTATGGGGAAATTTGGAAGCGCTATCAACAATACAGACGATTCGGCGGTAAAAATGAACTTGCGGAAAAAATAATAGGTCTGAGCTTCATATCAATGCGCTGGAACACTTAA
- a CDS encoding ABC transporter ATP-binding protein: protein MVSVKLENIVKTFGETVALKGIDLEIKHGELFTLLGPSGCGKSTTLRIIAGLDFPDSGTVHFDQDDVTYMSSSERGAVLVFQNYALWPHMSVYDNVAYGLKLKKLSKQEIDQKVKWALELVRLTGFEDRYPTQLSGGQQQRVAIARALVVEPRILLLDEPLSNLDAKLRLEMRSEIRRIQRELGITVLYVTHDQEEAMAISDRLAVMNVGTVEQVGTPKEIYEEPRTEFVASFMGKTNVVPAKVVDREGDKVSVEFESYRIDGLTYTEKSDDVVIVIRPERINLHPVDNAVSITGKVDLIEYYGFFIEVVGMFGNTRIISRTIGDKDIKKLRPQGEVTFYINREDILVLPKQNL, encoded by the coding sequence ATGGTTAGCGTCAAGCTCGAAAATATTGTTAAAACCTTTGGCGAAACTGTCGCATTAAAAGGCATTGATTTAGAAATAAAGCACGGTGAGCTCTTTACACTTTTAGGCCCAAGTGGATGTGGTAAGTCAACAACTTTGAGGATAATTGCGGGGCTGGATTTCCCAGACAGCGGTACAGTCCACTTCGACCAAGATGACGTCACATACATGAGTTCAAGTGAGAGAGGGGCAGTGTTGGTTTTCCAAAACTACGCATTGTGGCCTCACATGAGCGTCTATGATAACGTAGCTTACGGTTTAAAGTTAAAGAAGCTTTCAAAACAAGAGATTGACCAAAAAGTTAAGTGGGCGCTTGAGTTGGTGAGATTGACAGGCTTTGAGGATAGGTATCCTACACAACTGAGCGGTGGACAACAGCAGAGAGTTGCGATAGCGAGGGCATTAGTTGTTGAGCCAAGAATTCTCCTCTTGGATGAGCCACTCTCAAACTTGGATGCAAAGCTTAGACTTGAGATGCGTTCTGAAATAAGGAGAATTCAAAGGGAGCTTGGCATAACAGTGCTCTACGTTACGCACGACCAAGAAGAGGCAATGGCAATAAGCGATAGACTGGCGGTCATGAACGTTGGAACTGTTGAGCAGGTGGGAACGCCAAAGGAGATATACGAAGAGCCAAGAACAGAATTCGTTGCATCATTCATGGGCAAGACGAACGTCGTTCCAGCAAAAGTTGTGGATAGGGAAGGAGACAAAGTCAGCGTTGAATTTGAAAGCTATAGAATCGATGGATTGACTTATACTGAGAAAAGCGACGATGTAGTCATCGTAATAAGGCCGGAGCGCATAAACCTTCACCCTGTTGATAATGCAGTATCTATTACAGGAAAAGTCGACCTTATAGAATACTACGGCTTCTTCATCGAAGTCGTGGGAATGTTCGGAAATACAAGAATCATCTCAAGAACAATAGGTGATAAAGACATTAAGAAGTTAAGGCCACAGGGAGAAGTCACTTTCTATATAAACAGAGAAGACATCTTAGTGCTGCCCAAACAAAATCTGTAG
- a CDS encoding 5-oxoprolinase subunit C family protein yields MIELLKVPSLTTIQDLGRFGYQKLGIPVSGVMDDYSARLVNYLVGNDDNAPLIEFVLQGPTMKFYSSTVFAVAGEADIYLNGVKIEPWQSYWAKRGDVLEVDVLKRGVYGYIAFAGGIKCEKILGSCATYLRAKLGGALKAGDKLKLGYAILTKKEGKALPDEFKPEYPNESEIRVILGPQLEHFTKEGIETFLSSPYEVTPNSDRMGYRLEGPKIEHSEKGADIITDAIPLGAIQVPANGKPIIMLADRQTTGGYAKIAVVAKVDVPKVAQTRAGGKLRFKAIRVEESQELLRKRETLLRNIKALLEGKLRAYKIKALGEEFVVFTEV; encoded by the coding sequence ATGATAGAGCTCCTTAAAGTTCCTTCCCTAACGACGATTCAAGATTTGGGACGCTTTGGTTATCAAAAGCTTGGCATTCCAGTTAGTGGAGTTATGGATGATTACAGTGCAAGGCTGGTAAATTATTTGGTTGGAAACGATGACAACGCTCCATTAATTGAGTTCGTTCTTCAAGGCCCAACGATGAAGTTTTACTCATCCACAGTCTTTGCAGTTGCGGGGGAAGCTGATATTTACCTTAACGGTGTTAAAATCGAACCTTGGCAGAGCTATTGGGCTAAGAGGGGAGATGTTTTGGAAGTTGATGTTTTAAAAAGGGGCGTTTATGGATATATCGCCTTTGCTGGTGGAATTAAATGCGAAAAAATCTTGGGAAGCTGTGCAACTTATTTGAGGGCTAAGCTTGGAGGGGCGCTAAAAGCAGGGGATAAGCTAAAATTGGGGTATGCAATTTTAACCAAAAAGGAAGGAAAAGCTCTTCCGGATGAGTTTAAACCAGAATATCCAAATGAGAGTGAAATTAGGGTAATCCTCGGCCCTCAGCTTGAGCACTTCACAAAAGAAGGAATTGAAACCTTCCTAAGCTCGCCGTATGAAGTAACCCCGAACTCTGATAGGATGGGGTACCGGTTGGAGGGACCAAAAATAGAGCACTCCGAAAAAGGAGCAGATATAATAACCGATGCGATTCCTTTAGGAGCTATCCAAGTTCCAGCGAATGGGAAGCCAATAATTATGCTGGCTGATAGACAAACCACAGGAGGCTATGCAAAGATAGCGGTTGTAGCTAAAGTCGATGTTCCAAAAGTAGCCCAAACAAGAGCAGGAGGAAAGCTGAGGTTTAAAGCAATAAGGGTAGAAGAATCTCAAGAACTGTTAAGAAAGCGAGAGACTTTGTTGAGGAACATAAAAGCACTTTTAGAGGGCAAACTTAGGGCTTACAAGATAAAAGCACTTGGAGAGGAGTTTGTGGTCTTTACAGAGGTATAA
- a CDS encoding tyrosine--tRNA ligase — protein MDIEERVNLITRKPAEEVLTVENLKHLLEVGVPLQHYIGFEISGYIHLGTGLMAGAKIADFQKAGAKTRVFLADWHSWINDKLGGDLEVIQKVALSYFKEGMKQSIKVMGGDPDKVEFVLASEILEKGDYWQTVIDISKNVTLSRVMRSITIMGRQMGESVDFAKLIYPMMQVADIFYQGVNIAHAGMDQRKAHVIAIEVAQKLKYHALEWSGEKLKPVAIHHHLLLGLQEPLVWPIESEEKFKELKTQMKMSKSKPYSAVFIHDTPEEIRQKLRKAFCPAKEVNYNPVLDWAEYIIFREEPTEFTIHRPPKFGGDVTYTTFEELKKDFAEGKLHPLDLKNAVAEYLIELLAPIRKYFEKNPEPLELMKEIKITR, from the coding sequence ATGGACATTGAAGAGAGAGTGAATTTGATAACGAGAAAGCCTGCCGAAGAGGTTTTAACAGTTGAAAATTTGAAGCATCTCTTAGAAGTAGGCGTTCCCCTTCAGCACTACATAGGTTTTGAGATAAGCGGTTACATTCATCTTGGAACAGGTTTAATGGCTGGAGCTAAAATTGCAGACTTTCAAAAAGCTGGGGCTAAGACGAGGGTGTTTTTAGCAGACTGGCACTCTTGGATAAACGATAAGCTCGGTGGAGACTTAGAGGTAATCCAAAAGGTTGCTTTGAGCTACTTCAAAGAGGGAATGAAGCAGAGCATTAAAGTAATGGGCGGCGACCCGGACAAAGTTGAGTTCGTCTTAGCGAGTGAGATTTTGGAGAAAGGTGATTACTGGCAGACAGTAATAGATATCTCAAAGAATGTGACCCTCTCGAGGGTCATGCGCTCCATAACGATTATGGGAAGGCAAATGGGCGAGAGCGTTGATTTTGCGAAGCTCATCTATCCAATGATGCAAGTTGCTGACATATTCTACCAAGGGGTTAACATAGCACACGCCGGTATGGACCAAAGAAAGGCCCACGTTATAGCGATTGAGGTTGCTCAAAAGCTCAAGTACCACGCACTTGAGTGGAGCGGTGAGAAGCTCAAGCCCGTCGCAATTCACCACCACCTCCTCCTCGGCCTCCAAGAGCCCCTAGTTTGGCCAATTGAGAGTGAGGAGAAGTTCAAAGAACTGAAGACTCAAATGAAGATGAGCAAGAGCAAACCATACTCCGCAGTATTTATACACGACACTCCCGAGGAAATAAGGCAAAAGCTTAGAAAGGCGTTCTGCCCTGCAAAGGAGGTTAACTACAACCCAGTTTTGGACTGGGCAGAGTACATAATCTTTAGAGAAGAGCCTACAGAGTTTACAATACACAGACCACCAAAGTTCGGAGGAGATGTGACATACACGACTTTTGAAGAGCTCAAAAAGGACTTTGCCGAAGGAAAGCTCCACCCACTAGACCTCAAGAACGCCGTTGCGGAGTACTTGATAGAACTCTTAGCACCCATAAGGAAGTACTTCGAGAAGAACCCCGAGCCATTGGAGCTCATGAAAGAGATAAAAATTACAAGGTGA
- a CDS encoding ABC transporter permease, whose product MAKVSKWSEKLFGTPLFEPLVAFSYLFPLIYLAIFLIVPVVTMLLIAFSYEGTPSLHWFKNILSSSYYVQFPPQGDFVNKQITATGETVYLLRGIDFGVIVNSLLVSGIVTILASLLGTIFAFVMARYDFRGKNFFRIALFVPLLVTPFVNAYVIKRMFIEYGIVNYILHDILHLLPFRIKVDGLVGVAIAQAMAYYPIVYLNAYASFINIDPTLEEQAENLGSKSLHLFRTVTFPLALPGIAAGATLVFIFSLEDLAAPIVFHGDPLAKKLMSFQIYSKFLGEFGERSPEIAALSIIMLALAILAFLGIRKYVSLRQYAMLSKGGRWKPRVSKPKPWQAVLIYALLLPMLLFTIFPQIGVVMLSLAKQWSVTVLPNGLTLNWIKEMIIKPEVRSAIINSLTYAGAAVIMIILLAVTSSYAAGRFKGALSPVLESIVILPMAVPGIVVAMGYFYLFSSLFPNTILDPISINFNPALVLIIAYSIRRLPFAARSVFAGLQQVHVSLEEASMNLGASRWKTISGVLLPLISLNVFGGAMLSFVYSMSETSTSITLGALVTERQPMTAYMADVMMSGVGSVHVVAALGLLLIIVQIIAIVLVNMITKQRYSFIGLT is encoded by the coding sequence GTGGCAAAAGTGAGTAAGTGGAGTGAGAAGTTGTTTGGTACACCATTATTCGAACCGTTAGTAGCATTTTCATACTTATTTCCTCTAATCTATCTGGCAATATTTCTAATAGTGCCTGTGGTAACAATGCTCTTAATCGCCTTTAGCTATGAAGGAACACCGTCACTGCATTGGTTTAAGAACATTTTAAGTTCAAGTTACTATGTTCAATTTCCTCCACAGGGTGACTTCGTGAATAAACAGATTACTGCAACAGGAGAAACAGTATATCTCTTACGTGGCATTGACTTTGGAGTCATTGTAAACTCACTGCTCGTTTCTGGTATTGTGACAATACTGGCTTCTCTTTTGGGAACAATTTTCGCCTTTGTGATGGCAAGATACGATTTTAGAGGTAAGAACTTCTTTAGAATAGCTCTTTTTGTTCCCCTCTTGGTTACTCCATTCGTAAATGCATATGTAATTAAAAGGATGTTTATTGAGTATGGTATTGTTAACTACATTCTCCACGATATACTTCATCTGCTTCCATTTAGGATTAAAGTAGACGGTCTAGTGGGTGTGGCAATAGCACAGGCGATGGCATACTATCCGATAGTCTATTTGAATGCTTATGCAAGCTTTATAAACATAGATCCCACTTTAGAAGAGCAAGCTGAAAACTTGGGAAGTAAAAGCCTACATCTCTTTAGAACAGTTACTTTTCCGCTAGCACTGCCGGGTATAGCAGCGGGTGCTACGTTAGTGTTCATCTTTAGTTTGGAGGACTTGGCAGCCCCGATTGTATTCCACGGTGATCCATTGGCAAAGAAGCTCATGTCATTCCAAATCTACAGCAAATTCTTGGGTGAGTTTGGAGAAAGAAGTCCTGAAATTGCTGCACTCTCCATCATAATGCTAGCGTTAGCTATTTTGGCATTCCTGGGTATTAGAAAATATGTGAGCTTGAGACAATATGCAATGCTGAGCAAAGGTGGAAGGTGGAAGCCAAGAGTTAGCAAGCCAAAACCCTGGCAAGCAGTGTTGATATATGCATTGCTCCTACCAATGCTTCTCTTCACAATATTCCCACAAATTGGTGTCGTCATGCTATCCCTTGCAAAACAATGGAGTGTAACAGTTCTGCCCAATGGTCTTACCTTGAACTGGATAAAGGAAATGATAATAAAACCTGAGGTGAGGAGTGCTATTATCAATAGTCTGACATATGCAGGGGCAGCAGTTATAATGATAATCCTCCTTGCAGTAACATCATCTTATGCCGCTGGGAGATTCAAGGGAGCGCTGAGCCCAGTGTTAGAAAGTATAGTTATTCTGCCAATGGCAGTTCCGGGTATAGTCGTGGCAATGGGATACTTCTACTTGTTCTCTTCACTCTTCCCAAACACAATATTGGATCCCATTAGCATAAACTTCAACCCTGCATTAGTGCTTATAATAGCGTACTCCATCAGACGTCTTCCCTTTGCTGCCCGTTCCGTCTTCGCTGGCCTACAACAAGTTCATGTATCGCTAGAAGAGGCTTCAATGAATCTTGGTGCATCTAGATGGAAGACAATCTCAGGTGTTCTCCTGCCATTGATATCACTAAACGTCTTTGGTGGAGCTATGTTGAGCTTCGTCTACTCAATGAGTGAGACGAGCACAAGTATCACATTAGGTGCTCTCGTTACAGAGAGACAGCCTATGACGGCGTATATGGCGGACGTTATGATGTCCGGAGTGGGTAGCGTCCATGTGGTGGCGGCTTTAGGTCTGCTCTTAATTATAGTGCAGATAATCGCAATTGTGCTCGTCAACATGATAACTAAGCAGAGGTACTCATTCATAGGTTTGACATGA